Proteins co-encoded in one Opitutus terrae PB90-1 genomic window:
- a CDS encoding ABC transporter permease, with protein MTDLRFALRQLRKSPGYTTIAVLTLALGIGLNTSIFSVLNLLLLAPLPYPQSERLVRIYAKTPQSDAWGLTPVAYYTLRDANPQFGLMGGFLWWGATLTEPDRPAEVLVSMRVSPELLPTLAVPPLLGRWFTREEDLPGSPVIIVSESLWRRWFNSDPDVIGRSVRVDGQAVTIVGVMPASMAAPIVFGDVDFIRPMGLTTAERTSRVEHWMHLVARLRPGQSLAAARAEMDALAIRLQREHPEDFAQLEFNVLPLHASGVDLGSRQVTWLSLGLAAFVLAIACANLANLQLVRASGRTREYAVRAALGASRVHLLRPLLWEGAVVSLAGGVAGLVVARVCNGWIGAHVVFNNTHVGHALPLDGRVLAFATIASLITGLASATAPAWWIARGAPGAALKEQGRGATASRGQQTLRRGLVVAEFALALVLLAGAGLMLGGLNRFLHRDIGWRPEGIVHGYVPTQTPGYARDDAVVHRFYERVLERMRELPGVQSATFSWELPIAGYNSARRFVVDGRPAAQAGDEPVAFFNGAFPGYFETLDIALLAGRDFTRHDGADAPRVAIVNESLARAFWPGESALGRRVSWGPLDAPVWLEIVGVVRDVQFPGTLTRPVTQFQVYVPCAQEVWRWGAFALRTKVAPEAMVESMRRVVAEVDREIPMWEPRAMTTEIDRRLANSTLIGQLLGGVAVLGLLLAALGIYGVIAQTVVQRTPEIGVRLALGADARAIYRLVLGSGLRLAVAGVACGTIGAYFVSRVLANRMPELPPPGGAVPFGAIVALLGAALAACWLPARRAMRVDPVIALRSE; from the coding sequence ATGACTGATCTTCGTTTTGCGCTGCGCCAGCTGAGGAAATCGCCGGGCTACACTACGATCGCGGTGCTCACGCTCGCGCTCGGGATTGGGCTGAACACCTCGATCTTCAGCGTGCTGAACCTGCTGCTGTTGGCGCCGCTGCCGTATCCACAATCTGAACGGCTCGTGCGCATTTACGCGAAGACCCCGCAGTCGGATGCGTGGGGACTCACGCCGGTGGCTTACTACACGTTGCGCGACGCGAACCCACAGTTCGGCCTGATGGGCGGTTTCCTCTGGTGGGGGGCCACGCTCACTGAGCCGGACCGGCCGGCCGAGGTGCTGGTGTCGATGCGCGTATCGCCGGAGCTGCTGCCGACGCTCGCGGTGCCGCCGCTGCTTGGGCGGTGGTTCACGCGCGAGGAGGACCTGCCGGGCAGCCCGGTGATCATCGTCAGCGAGTCGCTCTGGCGACGCTGGTTCAATAGCGACCCGGACGTGATCGGCCGGAGCGTGCGCGTGGACGGGCAGGCGGTGACGATCGTCGGCGTGATGCCGGCCAGCATGGCGGCGCCGATCGTTTTCGGCGACGTGGATTTCATCCGGCCGATGGGCCTGACGACCGCAGAGCGTACCAGCCGCGTGGAGCACTGGATGCACCTGGTGGCGCGGCTGCGGCCGGGGCAGTCGCTGGCGGCGGCCCGGGCGGAGATGGATGCGCTCGCGATCCGGTTGCAGCGCGAACATCCGGAAGATTTCGCCCAGCTGGAGTTCAACGTGCTGCCGCTGCACGCTTCGGGGGTGGATCTGGGTAGCCGGCAGGTGACGTGGCTGTCGCTGGGGCTGGCGGCGTTCGTGCTGGCGATCGCCTGTGCGAATCTGGCGAATCTCCAGCTGGTGCGGGCGAGCGGACGCACACGGGAGTATGCGGTGCGGGCGGCGTTGGGGGCGTCGCGGGTGCATTTGCTGCGGCCGCTGCTGTGGGAAGGAGCGGTGGTCTCGCTCGCGGGAGGCGTAGCCGGGCTGGTGGTGGCGCGGGTGTGCAACGGCTGGATCGGCGCGCACGTGGTGTTCAACAACACGCATGTGGGCCACGCGCTGCCGCTCGACGGCCGCGTGTTGGCGTTCGCGACGATCGCGTCGCTGATAACCGGACTCGCCTCAGCCACAGCGCCGGCGTGGTGGATTGCGCGGGGTGCGCCGGGAGCGGCGTTGAAGGAGCAGGGACGCGGCGCGACGGCGAGTCGTGGACAGCAAACGCTGCGGCGCGGGCTGGTGGTGGCGGAGTTCGCGCTGGCGCTGGTGTTGCTGGCCGGGGCTGGGCTGATGTTGGGCGGGCTGAATCGCTTTCTGCATCGAGACATCGGCTGGCGACCGGAAGGCATCGTGCACGGGTATGTGCCGACGCAAACGCCGGGGTATGCCCGGGACGATGCGGTGGTGCATCGATTTTACGAACGCGTGCTCGAGCGGATGCGCGAACTGCCGGGGGTGCAGTCGGCGACTTTTTCATGGGAGTTGCCGATTGCGGGGTACAACAGCGCGCGGCGATTCGTGGTCGACGGCCGGCCGGCGGCGCAAGCGGGCGACGAGCCGGTGGCGTTTTTCAACGGCGCGTTTCCCGGCTATTTCGAAACACTCGACATCGCGCTGCTCGCCGGGCGCGACTTCACGCGGCACGACGGGGCGGACGCGCCGCGCGTCGCGATCGTGAATGAATCCCTCGCGCGCGCGTTCTGGCCGGGCGAGAGTGCGCTGGGTCGGCGCGTGAGCTGGGGCCCGCTGGACGCGCCGGTGTGGCTGGAAATCGTGGGCGTCGTGCGCGACGTGCAGTTCCCGGGCACGCTGACGCGGCCGGTGACGCAGTTCCAAGTTTATGTGCCCTGCGCGCAGGAAGTGTGGCGGTGGGGGGCGTTTGCGCTGCGGACCAAGGTGGCACCCGAGGCGATGGTCGAATCGATGCGGCGCGTCGTGGCTGAGGTGGATCGGGAAATTCCGATGTGGGAGCCGCGCGCGATGACGACCGAGATCGACCGGCGGCTGGCGAACTCGACGTTGATCGGTCAGCTGCTCGGGGGAGTGGCCGTGCTGGGGCTCTTGCTCGCGGCGCTCGGAATTTATGGGGTGATTGCCCAGACCGTGGTGCAGCGCACGCCCGAGATTGGTGTGCGACTGGCGCTGGGGGCGGACGCGCGCGCGATTTATCGGCTCGTGCTCGGCTCGGGGCTGAGACTCGCGGTTGCGGGCGTGGCGTGCGGGACGATCGGCGCGTATTTCGTGAGCCGGGTGCTGGCAAACCGGATGCCAGAGCTGCCGCCGCCGGGCGGAGCCGTGCCGTTCGGGGCGATCGTCGCGCTGCTCGGCGCCGCGCTCGCCGCGTGCTGGCTGCCGGCGCGCCGGGCGATGCGCGTGGATCCGGTGATCGCGCTGCGCTCGGAGTAG
- a CDS encoding polysaccharide deacetylase family protein, translating to MLGCLLGGFSALGRTEPGPNAVEKAAADVWPNGAACAVSLSYDDAVPVHHQRVAPLLEQHGLRGTFYLLVRAIDNVDAWKAVAAHGHELGNHSLFHPCRRDAGNAGWLAKHYDLADYTPGRWRDELAVANAFLALLDGGKPRTFGNTCTHLTIGRGAQEQPMDPILAELFVAARGNITHRLVDPAHPAFTRLGHYVGDGKTFAQLRQEIEAARAQGGWIIYMFHGVGAGTHNLYVDDEEHRQLIEWLDRERGSIWTAPVVEVARHLQAAGGRSAAQPQRSGR from the coding sequence ATGCTGGGCTGCCTCCTGGGTGGATTCTCGGCGCTCGGTCGCACCGAACCGGGACCGAATGCGGTGGAGAAAGCCGCAGCCGATGTGTGGCCGAACGGCGCGGCGTGTGCGGTGTCGCTAAGCTACGACGACGCGGTGCCCGTGCATCATCAGCGCGTGGCGCCCTTGCTGGAGCAGCACGGGCTGCGAGGGACGTTTTACCTCCTGGTGCGAGCCATCGACAATGTTGACGCCTGGAAAGCGGTCGCGGCGCACGGGCACGAACTAGGCAATCACTCGCTATTCCATCCCTGCCGGCGCGATGCAGGGAACGCGGGTTGGCTGGCGAAGCACTACGATCTCGCGGATTACACGCCGGGACGGTGGCGCGACGAACTCGCGGTGGCCAACGCGTTTCTCGCGTTGCTCGATGGCGGCAAGCCGCGCACGTTCGGCAACACCTGCACGCACCTGACGATTGGCCGCGGTGCGCAAGAGCAGCCCATGGATCCAATCCTCGCGGAGCTGTTTGTTGCGGCGCGTGGCAACATCACCCACCGGCTTGTCGATCCGGCGCATCCGGCTTTCACTCGGCTGGGACACTACGTGGGCGACGGCAAGACGTTCGCGCAACTGCGGCAGGAGATTGAAGCGGCCCGCGCGCAAGGCGGCTGGATCATCTACATGTTCCATGGCGTCGGCGCGGGCACGCACAACTTGTATGTCGACGACGAGGAGCATCGGCAGCTGATCGAGTGGCTGGATCGGGAGCGCGGCTCGATCTGGACGGCGCCCGTGGTGGAGGTGGCCCGACATCTCCAAGCTGCGGGCGGACGTAGCGCTGCGCAACCGCAGCGATCAGGCCGGTGA
- a CDS encoding DUF4097 family beta strand repeat-containing protein, whose amino-acid sequence MKPHTLLIAAGLLAVVPVSASAKIERVIEKTFAVQPGEMLRVETQGGNIRVQTADDNKVTVVATERIKASSEAEADELLKNLEMTIEQDGEGVLAKAKYEKRMWGSLPVQVDFTVTVPRRYNANLRTSGGNVKLGDLDGRVEARTSGGDIGLGKISGDIAAHTSGGNVTLEEGGGRVKLGTSGGNVRVERAVGETDLNTSGGNIEVKSVEGQVTAGTSGGDVRAGINGALKGDCVLKTSGGNVRAVVDRTVGFQLDASTSGGSVHAEGLTITIDKGGAGRSRLSGKVNGGGPLLKLHTSGGDVVIETQ is encoded by the coding sequence ATGAAACCTCACACCCTTCTGATCGCGGCCGGGTTGCTGGCCGTTGTCCCCGTTTCCGCGTCGGCCAAAATCGAGCGCGTGATCGAAAAGACCTTTGCCGTGCAGCCCGGTGAGATGCTGCGGGTCGAAACCCAGGGCGGCAACATTCGCGTGCAGACCGCCGACGACAACAAAGTCACGGTCGTTGCCACGGAGCGGATCAAGGCGAGTTCGGAAGCTGAGGCCGACGAATTGCTCAAAAATCTCGAAATGACGATTGAGCAGGACGGCGAAGGCGTGCTGGCCAAGGCGAAGTACGAAAAACGCATGTGGGGTTCGCTGCCCGTCCAGGTGGATTTCACCGTCACCGTCCCGCGCCGGTACAACGCGAATCTCCGCACCTCGGGTGGCAACGTGAAGCTGGGCGATCTCGACGGGCGCGTCGAAGCGCGCACCTCGGGCGGCGACATCGGCTTGGGCAAGATTTCCGGCGACATCGCGGCGCACACCTCCGGCGGCAATGTCACGCTGGAAGAAGGCGGCGGTCGCGTGAAGCTCGGCACGTCGGGCGGCAACGTTCGCGTCGAACGTGCAGTGGGTGAAACCGATCTCAATACCTCGGGTGGCAACATCGAGGTGAAATCCGTTGAAGGCCAGGTGACGGCCGGGACGAGCGGCGGCGACGTGCGGGCTGGCATCAACGGCGCGCTGAAGGGCGATTGCGTGTTGAAGACCTCGGGCGGGAATGTCCGCGCGGTGGTGGATCGCACGGTCGGATTCCAGCTCGACGCTTCGACCAGCGGCGGCTCGGTGCATGCGGAAGGGCTCACCATTACGATCGACAAGGGCGGCGCCGGGCGCAGCCGGCTTTCTGGCAAGGTCAACGGCGGCGGGCCGTTGTTGAAGCTGCACACCAGCGGCGGCGACGTGGTTATCGAGACGCAGTAA
- a CDS encoding carboxypeptidase M32, with protein sequence MTRDDAYAGLIGRLKRVYLLGSVSELLAWDEQVNLPPDSADQRAEQHAVLAETTHAAASDPRIGELLELLDSDGGPARRDGGLYPDRQAVLHQARRDYDRATKLPAEFVREKAAQGSRGYHVWAHAKRESDFASYAPVLEKNLELAQREAAYLGWGDRPYDAMIDKNDPGLSAEFIAPLFAELKRELAPLAAEIAHSPVKPQRGLLHGFPVEAQRQLLREVTERIGFDYGRGRIDVSLHPFCLGTGADVRMTTRFKEDEPLDSLFSAIHETGHGLYEQGLPREHYGTALGMHAGMAVHESQSRLWENQVGRSRGFWRFFEPRLRELFPEQTRGVSADALYLAINAVKPTPIRIEADEVTYNLHIILRFELERKLFAGELAVRDLPDAWREAARELLGLVPANDREGVLQDVHWSDGSFGYFPSYCLGNMMAAQLWAHVRRLRPGLEEEFARGEFGWLLDWLRREVHAQGRRYAMPELVRRITGEEFSPRFLVDYLRERYGALYLR encoded by the coding sequence ATGACACGCGACGATGCCTATGCGGGGCTGATCGGCCGGTTGAAGCGGGTGTATCTGCTCGGCAGCGTCAGCGAACTGCTCGCTTGGGACGAGCAGGTCAACCTGCCGCCCGACAGCGCGGATCAGCGGGCTGAGCAACATGCCGTGCTCGCGGAAACCACCCACGCGGCGGCGAGCGATCCGCGGATCGGGGAGCTGCTGGAATTGCTCGACTCGGATGGCGGGCCAGCCCGCCGGGACGGTGGGCTCTACCCTGATCGGCAAGCCGTGCTGCACCAGGCGCGGCGCGACTACGATCGCGCGACGAAGCTGCCGGCGGAATTCGTGCGCGAAAAAGCGGCGCAGGGGAGCCGCGGCTATCACGTGTGGGCCCACGCCAAGCGCGAATCCGACTTCGCGAGCTACGCGCCCGTGCTGGAAAAGAATCTCGAGCTCGCGCAGCGCGAGGCGGCGTATCTCGGCTGGGGCGACCGGCCGTATGATGCGATGATCGACAAGAACGATCCGGGACTTTCGGCCGAGTTCATCGCCCCGCTCTTCGCGGAGCTGAAACGCGAGCTGGCGCCGCTGGCGGCGGAGATCGCGCACTCGCCGGTGAAACCGCAGCGCGGCCTGTTGCACGGATTCCCGGTGGAGGCGCAGCGGCAGTTGCTGCGCGAGGTGACGGAGCGGATCGGATTCGATTACGGGCGCGGACGGATCGACGTGTCGCTGCATCCGTTCTGCCTCGGCACGGGCGCGGACGTGCGGATGACGACGCGATTCAAGGAGGACGAGCCGTTGGATTCGCTGTTCAGCGCGATTCACGAAACCGGTCACGGGCTTTACGAGCAGGGCTTGCCGCGCGAGCATTATGGCACGGCGCTCGGGATGCACGCGGGCATGGCGGTGCACGAGTCGCAAAGCCGGCTGTGGGAAAACCAGGTCGGCCGGAGCCGCGGGTTCTGGCGCTTCTTCGAGCCGCGGCTGCGGGAGCTGTTCCCGGAGCAAACGCGCGGTGTGAGCGCCGACGCGCTGTATCTGGCGATTAACGCCGTGAAGCCGACGCCGATCCGGATCGAAGCGGACGAAGTCACTTACAATCTGCACATCATCCTGCGTTTCGAATTGGAGCGGAAACTCTTCGCGGGCGAGCTGGCGGTGCGCGATCTGCCTGACGCGTGGCGGGAAGCGGCGCGCGAGTTGTTGGGGCTGGTACCGGCGAACGACCGCGAAGGCGTGCTGCAGGACGTGCATTGGAGCGACGGCTCGTTCGGCTATTTCCCGAGCTATTGCCTCGGCAACATGATGGCGGCGCAGCTGTGGGCGCACGTGCGCAGGCTGCGCCCGGGGCTGGAGGAAGAGTTCGCGCGCGGCGAATTCGGCTGGTTGCTCGATTGGTTGCGGCGCGAGGTGCACGCGCAGGGCCGGCGCTATGCGATGCCGGAACTCGTGCGGCGAATCACCGGCGAGGAGTTCTCGCCGCGATTCCTCGTGGATTATCTGCGGGAGCGCTACGGCGCGCTGTACCTCCGATAA
- a CDS encoding TatD family hydrolase: MGLIDTHTHLESFARHRTLPEILARAQTAGLEAMITIGTSPEDWGLYRRLAAENPGFVHYTVGLHPCAVDGDWETAMAKEESFWSPTDGGTGPLPVALGEIGLDRFHLPKEPDAAAELFAQQRAAFAAGLAIAKRLDTRVVVHSRGAFQECVEMIDASGVDWRKVVFHCFTESEPEMAELIRRGGRGSFTGVVTYKSAGNVRAAAKAQGLERMMVETDAPYLTPMPHRGKPNEPAYVRLTAEYCAREVFGVADEEFARITSANAREFFGL; the protein is encoded by the coding sequence ATGGGGCTCATCGACACCCACACGCACCTCGAGTCATTCGCCCGCCACCGCACGCTGCCGGAAATCCTGGCGCGGGCGCAAACTGCCGGGCTGGAGGCGATGATCACGATTGGCACCTCGCCGGAGGATTGGGGGCTCTATCGCCGGCTCGCCGCGGAGAATCCGGGCTTTGTCCACTACACGGTCGGGCTGCATCCGTGCGCGGTCGATGGCGATTGGGAGACGGCGATGGCGAAGGAGGAGAGTTTTTGGAGCCCGACTGACGGCGGAACCGGTCCGCTGCCGGTGGCGCTGGGCGAGATCGGGCTGGACCGGTTTCATTTGCCGAAGGAACCGGATGCGGCGGCGGAGCTCTTCGCGCAGCAGCGCGCGGCGTTTGCGGCGGGGCTGGCGATCGCGAAGCGGCTGGATACGCGCGTGGTGGTCCACTCCCGCGGGGCGTTTCAGGAATGCGTCGAGATGATCGATGCGAGCGGCGTCGACTGGCGGAAGGTGGTGTTTCATTGTTTCACCGAGAGCGAGCCGGAGATGGCCGAGCTGATCCGGCGGGGCGGCCGCGGGTCGTTCACCGGCGTGGTGACCTACAAGAGCGCCGGCAACGTGCGGGCCGCGGCCAAGGCCCAGGGCCTCGAGCGGATGATGGTCGAGACCGACGCGCCCTATCTCACGCCGATGCCGCATCGCGGAAAACCCAACGAGCCGGCTTACGTGCGGTTGACGGCGGAGTATTGCGCGCGCGAGGTGTTTGGCGTGGCGGACGAGGAATTCGCCCGCATCACCTCGGCGAACGCGCGGGAGTTTTTCGGGCTGTAG
- a CDS encoding HPr family phosphocarrier protein, with translation MNKGDATPSAQQLTKELVVQNKMGIHARPAAMIVRITNRYKADVFVEKDEEQVNGKSIMGLMMLAAGKGSLVRFIASGEDAAAMLNELEQLFARKFDEA, from the coding sequence ATGAATAAAGGCGACGCCACCCCTTCCGCTCAACAGCTCACCAAAGAGCTCGTCGTGCAGAACAAGATGGGCATTCACGCCCGCCCCGCCGCCATGATCGTCCGCATCACCAATCGCTACAAAGCGGACGTGTTCGTCGAAAAAGACGAGGAACAGGTGAACGGCAAAAGCATCATGGGCTTGATGATGCTCGCCGCCGGCAAAGGCTCCCTGGTGCGGTTCATCGCCTCCGGCGAGGACGCCGCCGCGATGCTCAACGAGCTCGAGCAGCTTTTCGCGCGCAAGTTCGACGAGGCCTGA
- the kdsB gene encoding 3-deoxy-manno-octulosonate cytidylyltransferase, translating into MPKTAIIVPCRLESTRFPRKLLHPIQGRPLVLWVAARIAREAPEYALHFAVDHELLRECLAGAGFQTIMTDGAHQSGTDRIAEANRTVRAEQVINVQADEPMVTGAQIRALAGLLEGGAAMATLVTPFKRVVDFYNPNQVKVVMRQDGRALYFSRSRMPFSRDLGLTIDDAWVQANPCYKHLGLYAYRADLLENLAKLSVGRYEQIEKLEQLRVLENGYDIACAVTQDPMVGIDTAEDAKAFETLLSEAGRPA; encoded by the coding sequence ATGCCTAAAACTGCGATCATCGTCCCGTGCCGGCTCGAATCGACGCGTTTCCCGCGCAAATTGCTGCATCCGATCCAGGGACGGCCGCTGGTACTCTGGGTGGCGGCGCGGATCGCGCGCGAGGCGCCGGAGTACGCGCTTCACTTCGCGGTGGATCATGAACTTCTGCGCGAATGTCTCGCGGGCGCCGGATTTCAGACGATCATGACCGACGGTGCGCATCAGAGCGGCACCGACCGGATCGCGGAGGCGAATCGCACCGTGCGGGCCGAGCAGGTGATCAACGTGCAGGCCGACGAACCGATGGTCACCGGAGCGCAAATCCGGGCGCTCGCCGGACTGCTCGAGGGCGGCGCGGCGATGGCGACACTGGTCACGCCGTTCAAGCGCGTCGTGGATTTCTACAATCCGAATCAAGTGAAAGTCGTGATGCGGCAGGATGGCCGCGCGCTGTATTTCTCGCGATCGCGGATGCCGTTTTCGCGCGATCTCGGGCTGACGATCGACGACGCCTGGGTGCAGGCGAATCCATGCTACAAGCATCTCGGACTCTACGCTTATCGCGCGGACCTGCTCGAAAACCTCGCGAAGCTGTCGGTCGGTCGCTACGAGCAGATCGAAAAGCTCGAACAGCTGCGCGTGCTGGAGAATGGCTACGACATCGCGTGCGCCGTGACGCAGGATCCGATGGTGGGCATCGACACGGCGGAGGACGCAAAAGCGTTCGAGACGCTGCTGAGCGAAGCGGGTCGACCCGCGTAG
- a CDS encoding PAS domain-containing hybrid sensor histidine kinase/response regulator, whose amino-acid sequence MILWIAALVVAFCAGFAAAWWHFRRERNVFVQELRSLWERLDAIFYRSPLAISLCEPDQEGRGVRLVDCNEQSCALRGGSRDQVLGREFQPAVNGDAAAMSAWLRSPQPGAVWRGETLLRRTGGDDVPIAYVWSWVEIGGRQLVLAVERDVTEQRRAEAAWKDSEQRFRQIVASANCLLWKARVREIDGKLAWSFQVPMSALRLRLFEAAELPATEKDLWGPCNIPEIEDMHRLSWAALHADAPSYRQEFRIVTARETLWLHEQVEIERVNATEWNLVGVVMDITRLKEAESATRVSEERNQLVLQASNDGIWDYDVVAHRLEASERCRTMLGLSASEMPTTAEGWRGLIHPDDLPVEKAAWEKHRGTGEPCVYQARFRHHDGSWCWLLVGVITVTDEAGNLTRVVGSHTDITDLKRRDGELQQSRRLRAIGELVGGIAHEFNNLLTPMLLQTTMIRDGIAPAGPVGDQLKPVIAAITEARDLTQRILTFGRRASVNPETLDFVAVVNDNLELLRHTIDRRVRIELQPTPKARWILQNRTDVAQIVINLVLNARDTLLEKAARHAPPGWSPLIHVEFADGARPPAGSRSPHEAASVYHQLTVRDNGMGMADEVRERIFEPFYTTKEVGQGTGLGLATVWHLIKTMGGRVEVETQVGHGSAFHVLLPATAAPADKPGLPPAIAHTMLPGRTARVLLADDQPQVAATLSRILQRWGHNVTVACDGGAALRMLATPGNHYDLCITDVNMPGATGFEVARSIRERSLRMKVVIVGGYLTPQVRRTLTELNIDAMVPKPFTMDDIAAAMRVCGW is encoded by the coding sequence ATGATCCTTTGGATCGCGGCGTTGGTCGTCGCGTTTTGCGCCGGCTTTGCCGCGGCATGGTGGCATTTCCGCCGAGAGCGGAACGTTTTTGTCCAGGAGCTGCGCTCGTTGTGGGAGCGGTTGGATGCGATTTTCTACCGCTCGCCGCTAGCGATCAGTTTGTGCGAGCCGGACCAGGAAGGCCGTGGTGTGCGGCTGGTTGACTGCAACGAGCAATCCTGCGCGTTGCGCGGCGGTTCGCGGGACCAGGTGCTCGGGCGGGAATTCCAGCCGGCGGTGAATGGCGACGCCGCGGCGATGAGTGCCTGGCTGCGGTCGCCACAGCCGGGCGCAGTCTGGCGGGGCGAAACGTTGCTGCGACGGACCGGCGGCGACGACGTGCCGATCGCGTATGTCTGGTCGTGGGTGGAGATCGGCGGCCGGCAGCTTGTGCTGGCCGTCGAACGTGACGTCACGGAGCAGCGACGGGCGGAAGCAGCGTGGAAGGATAGCGAGCAGCGTTTCCGGCAAATCGTGGCGAGCGCCAACTGCCTCTTGTGGAAAGCGCGGGTGCGCGAGATCGACGGGAAGCTGGCTTGGTCCTTCCAGGTTCCGATGTCGGCGCTGCGCCTGCGATTATTTGAAGCGGCCGAACTGCCGGCGACGGAGAAGGATCTCTGGGGCCCGTGTAATATCCCCGAGATCGAGGACATGCACCGGCTCAGCTGGGCCGCGCTGCATGCCGATGCGCCGAGCTACCGGCAGGAGTTTCGGATCGTCACCGCACGCGAGACACTCTGGTTGCACGAGCAGGTGGAGATCGAGCGGGTGAACGCGACGGAATGGAATCTGGTGGGCGTGGTGATGGACATCACGCGGCTGAAGGAGGCCGAGTCGGCGACCCGCGTCAGCGAGGAGCGGAATCAGCTCGTGCTGCAGGCCTCGAACGACGGCATCTGGGACTACGACGTGGTCGCCCACCGGCTGGAGGCGAGCGAACGGTGCCGGACGATGCTGGGCTTGTCCGCGAGTGAGATGCCGACGACCGCGGAAGGCTGGCGGGGGCTGATCCATCCCGACGATCTGCCCGTGGAGAAAGCGGCTTGGGAAAAGCACCGCGGCACGGGCGAGCCGTGCGTCTATCAGGCCCGGTTTCGCCACCACGATGGGTCGTGGTGCTGGCTGCTCGTCGGCGTGATCACGGTCACCGACGAAGCCGGCAATCTCACGCGGGTCGTTGGCAGCCACACGGACATCACGGATCTGAAGCGGCGCGACGGTGAACTGCAGCAGAGCCGGCGGCTGCGGGCAATCGGCGAGCTGGTGGGAGGGATCGCGCACGAGTTCAACAATCTGCTCACGCCGATGCTGCTGCAGACGACGATGATTCGCGATGGGATCGCGCCGGCGGGACCGGTGGGCGATCAGTTGAAACCAGTGATCGCGGCGATCACGGAAGCGCGTGATCTGACCCAGCGGATCCTGACGTTTGGCCGGCGTGCCTCAGTGAATCCGGAGACGCTGGATTTCGTGGCCGTGGTGAACGACAACCTGGAATTGCTGCGCCACACGATCGACCGGCGCGTCCGAATCGAGCTGCAGCCGACGCCAAAGGCGCGCTGGATCCTGCAGAATCGCACGGATGTGGCGCAGATCGTGATCAACCTGGTGTTGAACGCGCGCGACACGCTGCTGGAGAAGGCGGCACGACACGCGCCCCCGGGCTGGTCGCCGCTGATCCACGTGGAGTTCGCCGATGGCGCGCGTCCGCCGGCGGGCAGTCGCTCGCCGCACGAAGCGGCATCCGTATATCACCAACTTACGGTGCGCGACAACGGCATGGGCATGGCGGACGAAGTGCGGGAGCGCATTTTCGAACCGTTTTATACCACGAAGGAAGTCGGCCAGGGCACCGGGCTCGGGCTCGCGACCGTGTGGCACCTGATCAAGACGATGGGCGGCCGGGTCGAGGTGGAGACGCAGGTCGGTCATGGTAGTGCGTTTCACGTGCTGCTGCCGGCCACCGCCGCGCCCGCCGACAAACCAGGCCTGCCGCCGGCGATCGCGCACACGATGCTGCCCGGTCGCACCGCGCGCGTGCTCCTGGCCGATGACCAGCCGCAGGTGGCCGCGACGCTCAGCCGGATTCTCCAGCGTTGGGGACACAACGTGACCGTCGCCTGTGATGGCGGCGCCGCGCTGCGGATGCTCGCGACGCCGGGCAATCACTACGACCTCTGCATCACCGACGTGAACATGCCGGGCGCGACGGGCTTCGAGGTGGCGCGCTCGATCCGCGAGCGGTCGCTGCGGATGAAGGTGGTGATTGTCGGCGGTTATCTCACGCCGCAGGTCCGACGAACGCTGACCGAATTGAACATCGATGCGATGGTGCCGAAGCCGTTCACGATGGACGACATTGCCGCCGCGATGCGCGTGTGCGGGTGGTAG